A window from Oreochromis aureus strain Israel breed Guangdong linkage group 16, ZZ_aureus, whole genome shotgun sequence encodes these proteins:
- the akap17a gene encoding A-kinase anchor protein 17A isoform X2, which translates to MPLKCMAHLKLQLLCLSAAMTTIVHDTTEAVCLSAEYNLYLKPIAKMTISVALPQLKLPGKSISNWEVMERVKAMVAPEQFSVLRISKSTMDFIRFEGEVENKTVVKSLLSRLDGKSIKLSGFTDVLKVRAVENKVDFPTRHDWDSFFRDAKDMNETLPGERPDTIHLEGLPCRWFSQKDSQYPDRPSEEVLIAVFQTFGKVRNVDIPMLDPYREEMMGKNFSTFSFGGHLNFEAYVQYQEYCGFTKAMDTLRSMKLMLKGDDGKAVACNIKVTFDTSKHLSDASVKKRNLERMKLQELERQREEQKQREKEEEERRKEEERKQKELEEEERERKKEERLRKREQKLREREERRNLKKVRRQQEEEQKKLQMKIALEERRLLLAQRNLESIRLIAELLARAKALKQEQQKKERAEQEEQERKEKARQNEELARLQQLEACRRKQEEELRRVEVEKERALELQRREKELRERLLSNLLKKNSSKAAGIQDQSGPDMTEDICNPDDVILGVLSGVNGLKAAESKEKQMSKSGAHSQVSGKNKLMEERREGEDRKKDREGRREEVFSSKHSRERARDHSHRERSSHSRGRRRRSHSRRRRSCSHRRRSYSHHRSRRRCSHSHCSRSISSSRERSWSSTERSSSRGRSHRHSHRRGSGRSSDRGRDRRSHSHYSRRYRRHSNSRDRSHSRRC; encoded by the exons ATGCCTCTCAAGTGTATGGCTCACCTTAAATTA CAgcttctgtgtctctctgcagcAATGACCACCATTGTACATGATACCACAGAGGCAGTGTGCCTCTCTGCTGAGTACAACCTGTACCTCAAGCCTATTGCCAAAATGACCATCAGCGTGGCTTTGCCCCAGCTCAAGCTGCCAGGCAAAAGCATCTCCAACTGGGAGGTAATGGAGCGGGTGAAGGCCATGGTGGCTCCGGAGCAGTTTTCAGTCTTGCGAATCTCCAAGAGCACAATGGATTTCATCCGCTTTGAAGGTGAAGTGGAAAACAAGACTGTAGTCAAGAGCCTGCTAAGTCGTTTGGATGGGAAGAGCATCAAACTCAGTGGCTTTACTGATGTACTGAAG GTTCGTGCAGTAGAAAATAAAGTGGACTTCCCGACACGTCATGACTGGGATTCTTTTTTCCGTGATGCCAAGGACATGAATGAGACACTACCAGGTGAGAGGCCTGACACCATCCACCTAGAAGGGCTTCCTTGCCGCTGGTTCAGTCAGAAGGACAGCCAGTACCCAGATCGGCCCTCAGAAGAAGTCCTCATTGCAGTTTTCCAGACATTTGGCAAG gtacGAAATGTTGACATTCCCATGCTGGACCCATATAGGGAGGAAATGATGGGCAAGAacttcagcacattcagctttGGGGGCCATCTGAACTTTGAAGCGTATGTCCAGTATCAGGAATACTGTGGCTTCACAAAAGCCATGGACACTCTGCGCAGCATGAAGCTGATGCTGAAAGGAGATGATGGAAAAGCCGTGGCTTGCAACATCAAG GTGACCTTTGACACAAGCAAGCACCTCAGCGATGCTTCTGTGAAGAAGAGAAACCTAGAGAGGATGAAGTTGCAGGAGctggagaggcagagagaggagcagaaacaacgagagaaggaagaagaggagcGGCGTAAGGAGGAAGAGAG GAAACAGAAGGAattggaagaggaggagagggagaggaagaaggAGGAAAGATTACGGAAGCGAGAGCAGAAGTTGCGAGAGAGGGAGGAGCGCAGGAATCTGAAGAAGGTGAGGCGTcagcaagaggaggagcagAAGAAGCTGCAGATGAAGATTGCCTTGGAAGAGAGGAGACTGCTGTTGGCTCAGCGCAACTTGGAATCGATACGGCTCATCGCTGAGCTGCTGGCCAGGGCTAAG GCTTTGAAACAGGAGCAGCAGAAGAAAGAAAGGGCTGAGCAGGAAGAGCAGGAGAGGAAGGAGAAGGCTCGACAGAATGAGGAATTGGCCCGTCTTCAGCAGTTGGAGGCCTGTCGCCGCAAGCAAGAGGAGGAGCTGCGGAGGGTGGAGGTGGAGAAAGAGCGAGCACTGGAGCTACAGCGGAGAGAGAAGGAGCTCAGGGAGCGACTGCTTTCTAACTTGCTGAAGAAGAACAGCAGCAAAGCCGCAGGCATCCAGGATCAGAGTGGCCCTGATATGACTGAGGATATCTGTAATCCAGATGATGTGATACTTGGGGTCTTGAGTGGGGTGAATGGATTGAAGGCAGCTGAAAGCAAAGAAAAGCAGATGTCCAAATCTGGTGCTCACTCCCAAGTTTCAGGGAAGAATAAATTAATGGAAGAAAGGAGAGAAGGGGAGGACAGAAAAAAGGACCGGGAAGGTAGAAGGGAAGAAGTGTTTAGCAGCAAGCACAGCAGGGAACGAGCACGAGACCATTCCCACAGGGAAAGGAGCTCTCACAGCCGAGGAAGGAGGCGACGGTCgcacagcaggaggagaaggagcTGCAGCCACCGAAGGAGGAGCTACAGTCATCATAGGAGCAGGAGGAgatgtagccacagccactgCAGCAGGAGCATAAGCTCCAGCAGAGAAAGGAGCTGGAGCAGCACTGAGAGGAGTTCCAGCAGAGGGAGGAGTCACAGGCATAGTCATCGCAGAGGCAGTGGCAGGAGCAGCGATAGAGGCAGGGACCGGAGGAGTCACAGTCATTACAGTCGAAGatacaggagacacagcaaCAGCAGGGATAGGAGCCACTCCAGACGGTGCTAA
- the akap17a gene encoding A-kinase anchor protein 17A isoform X3 yields MTTIVHDTTEAVCLSAEYNLYLKPIAKMTISVALPQLKLPGKSISNWEVMERVKAMVAPEQFSVLRISKSTMDFIRFEGEVENKTVVKSLLSRLDGKSIKLSGFTDVLKFKEITLKINNYPKVRAVENKVDFPTRHDWDSFFRDAKDMNETLPGERPDTIHLEGLPCRWFSQKDSQYPDRPSEEVLIAVFQTFGKVRNVDIPMLDPYREEMMGKNFSTFSFGGHLNFEAYVQYQEYCGFTKAMDTLRSMKLMLKGDDGKAVACNIKVTFDTSKHLSDASVKKRNLERMKLQELERQREEQKQREKEEEERRKEEERKQKELEEEERERKKEERLRKREQKLREREERRNLKKVRRQQEEEQKKLQMKIALEERRLLLAQRNLESIRLIAELLARAKALKQEQQKKERAEQEEQERKEKARQNEELARLQQLEACRRKQEEELRRVEVEKERALELQRREKELRERLLSNLLKKNSSKAAGIQDQSGPDMTEDICNPDDVILGVLSGVNGLKAAESKEKQMSKSGAHSQVSGKNKLMEERREGEDRKKDREGRREEVFSSKHSRERARDHSHRERSSHSRGRRRRSHSRRRRSCSHRRRSYSHHRSRRRCSHSHCSRSISSSRERSWSSTERSSSRGRSHRHSHRRGSGRSSDRGRDRRSHSHYSRRYRRHSNSRDRSHSRRC; encoded by the exons ATGACCACCATTGTACATGATACCACAGAGGCAGTGTGCCTCTCTGCTGAGTACAACCTGTACCTCAAGCCTATTGCCAAAATGACCATCAGCGTGGCTTTGCCCCAGCTCAAGCTGCCAGGCAAAAGCATCTCCAACTGGGAGGTAATGGAGCGGGTGAAGGCCATGGTGGCTCCGGAGCAGTTTTCAGTCTTGCGAATCTCCAAGAGCACAATGGATTTCATCCGCTTTGAAGGTGAAGTGGAAAACAAGACTGTAGTCAAGAGCCTGCTAAGTCGTTTGGATGGGAAGAGCATCAAACTCAGTGGCTTTACTGATGTACTGAAG TTCAAAGAAATTACCTTGAAAATAAACAACTATCCAAAG GTTCGTGCAGTAGAAAATAAAGTGGACTTCCCGACACGTCATGACTGGGATTCTTTTTTCCGTGATGCCAAGGACATGAATGAGACACTACCAGGTGAGAGGCCTGACACCATCCACCTAGAAGGGCTTCCTTGCCGCTGGTTCAGTCAGAAGGACAGCCAGTACCCAGATCGGCCCTCAGAAGAAGTCCTCATTGCAGTTTTCCAGACATTTGGCAAG gtacGAAATGTTGACATTCCCATGCTGGACCCATATAGGGAGGAAATGATGGGCAAGAacttcagcacattcagctttGGGGGCCATCTGAACTTTGAAGCGTATGTCCAGTATCAGGAATACTGTGGCTTCACAAAAGCCATGGACACTCTGCGCAGCATGAAGCTGATGCTGAAAGGAGATGATGGAAAAGCCGTGGCTTGCAACATCAAG GTGACCTTTGACACAAGCAAGCACCTCAGCGATGCTTCTGTGAAGAAGAGAAACCTAGAGAGGATGAAGTTGCAGGAGctggagaggcagagagaggagcagaaacaacgagagaaggaagaagaggagcGGCGTAAGGAGGAAGAGAG GAAACAGAAGGAattggaagaggaggagagggagaggaagaaggAGGAAAGATTACGGAAGCGAGAGCAGAAGTTGCGAGAGAGGGAGGAGCGCAGGAATCTGAAGAAGGTGAGGCGTcagcaagaggaggagcagAAGAAGCTGCAGATGAAGATTGCCTTGGAAGAGAGGAGACTGCTGTTGGCTCAGCGCAACTTGGAATCGATACGGCTCATCGCTGAGCTGCTGGCCAGGGCTAAG GCTTTGAAACAGGAGCAGCAGAAGAAAGAAAGGGCTGAGCAGGAAGAGCAGGAGAGGAAGGAGAAGGCTCGACAGAATGAGGAATTGGCCCGTCTTCAGCAGTTGGAGGCCTGTCGCCGCAAGCAAGAGGAGGAGCTGCGGAGGGTGGAGGTGGAGAAAGAGCGAGCACTGGAGCTACAGCGGAGAGAGAAGGAGCTCAGGGAGCGACTGCTTTCTAACTTGCTGAAGAAGAACAGCAGCAAAGCCGCAGGCATCCAGGATCAGAGTGGCCCTGATATGACTGAGGATATCTGTAATCCAGATGATGTGATACTTGGGGTCTTGAGTGGGGTGAATGGATTGAAGGCAGCTGAAAGCAAAGAAAAGCAGATGTCCAAATCTGGTGCTCACTCCCAAGTTTCAGGGAAGAATAAATTAATGGAAGAAAGGAGAGAAGGGGAGGACAGAAAAAAGGACCGGGAAGGTAGAAGGGAAGAAGTGTTTAGCAGCAAGCACAGCAGGGAACGAGCACGAGACCATTCCCACAGGGAAAGGAGCTCTCACAGCCGAGGAAGGAGGCGACGGTCgcacagcaggaggagaaggagcTGCAGCCACCGAAGGAGGAGCTACAGTCATCATAGGAGCAGGAGGAgatgtagccacagccactgCAGCAGGAGCATAAGCTCCAGCAGAGAAAGGAGCTGGAGCAGCACTGAGAGGAGTTCCAGCAGAGGGAGGAGTCACAGGCATAGTCATCGCAGAGGCAGTGGCAGGAGCAGCGATAGAGGCAGGGACCGGAGGAGTCACAGTCATTACAGTCGAAGatacaggagacacagcaaCAGCAGGGATAGGAGCCACTCCAGACGGTGCTAA
- the akap17a gene encoding A-kinase anchor protein 17A isoform X1 has protein sequence MPLKCMAHLKLQLLCLSAAMTTIVHDTTEAVCLSAEYNLYLKPIAKMTISVALPQLKLPGKSISNWEVMERVKAMVAPEQFSVLRISKSTMDFIRFEGEVENKTVVKSLLSRLDGKSIKLSGFTDVLKFKEITLKINNYPKVRAVENKVDFPTRHDWDSFFRDAKDMNETLPGERPDTIHLEGLPCRWFSQKDSQYPDRPSEEVLIAVFQTFGKVRNVDIPMLDPYREEMMGKNFSTFSFGGHLNFEAYVQYQEYCGFTKAMDTLRSMKLMLKGDDGKAVACNIKVTFDTSKHLSDASVKKRNLERMKLQELERQREEQKQREKEEEERRKEEERKQKELEEEERERKKEERLRKREQKLREREERRNLKKVRRQQEEEQKKLQMKIALEERRLLLAQRNLESIRLIAELLARAKALKQEQQKKERAEQEEQERKEKARQNEELARLQQLEACRRKQEEELRRVEVEKERALELQRREKELRERLLSNLLKKNSSKAAGIQDQSGPDMTEDICNPDDVILGVLSGVNGLKAAESKEKQMSKSGAHSQVSGKNKLMEERREGEDRKKDREGRREEVFSSKHSRERARDHSHRERSSHSRGRRRRSHSRRRRSCSHRRRSYSHHRSRRRCSHSHCSRSISSSRERSWSSTERSSSRGRSHRHSHRRGSGRSSDRGRDRRSHSHYSRRYRRHSNSRDRSHSRRC, from the exons ATGCCTCTCAAGTGTATGGCTCACCTTAAATTA CAgcttctgtgtctctctgcagcAATGACCACCATTGTACATGATACCACAGAGGCAGTGTGCCTCTCTGCTGAGTACAACCTGTACCTCAAGCCTATTGCCAAAATGACCATCAGCGTGGCTTTGCCCCAGCTCAAGCTGCCAGGCAAAAGCATCTCCAACTGGGAGGTAATGGAGCGGGTGAAGGCCATGGTGGCTCCGGAGCAGTTTTCAGTCTTGCGAATCTCCAAGAGCACAATGGATTTCATCCGCTTTGAAGGTGAAGTGGAAAACAAGACTGTAGTCAAGAGCCTGCTAAGTCGTTTGGATGGGAAGAGCATCAAACTCAGTGGCTTTACTGATGTACTGAAG TTCAAAGAAATTACCTTGAAAATAAACAACTATCCAAAG GTTCGTGCAGTAGAAAATAAAGTGGACTTCCCGACACGTCATGACTGGGATTCTTTTTTCCGTGATGCCAAGGACATGAATGAGACACTACCAGGTGAGAGGCCTGACACCATCCACCTAGAAGGGCTTCCTTGCCGCTGGTTCAGTCAGAAGGACAGCCAGTACCCAGATCGGCCCTCAGAAGAAGTCCTCATTGCAGTTTTCCAGACATTTGGCAAG gtacGAAATGTTGACATTCCCATGCTGGACCCATATAGGGAGGAAATGATGGGCAAGAacttcagcacattcagctttGGGGGCCATCTGAACTTTGAAGCGTATGTCCAGTATCAGGAATACTGTGGCTTCACAAAAGCCATGGACACTCTGCGCAGCATGAAGCTGATGCTGAAAGGAGATGATGGAAAAGCCGTGGCTTGCAACATCAAG GTGACCTTTGACACAAGCAAGCACCTCAGCGATGCTTCTGTGAAGAAGAGAAACCTAGAGAGGATGAAGTTGCAGGAGctggagaggcagagagaggagcagaaacaacgagagaaggaagaagaggagcGGCGTAAGGAGGAAGAGAG GAAACAGAAGGAattggaagaggaggagagggagaggaagaaggAGGAAAGATTACGGAAGCGAGAGCAGAAGTTGCGAGAGAGGGAGGAGCGCAGGAATCTGAAGAAGGTGAGGCGTcagcaagaggaggagcagAAGAAGCTGCAGATGAAGATTGCCTTGGAAGAGAGGAGACTGCTGTTGGCTCAGCGCAACTTGGAATCGATACGGCTCATCGCTGAGCTGCTGGCCAGGGCTAAG GCTTTGAAACAGGAGCAGCAGAAGAAAGAAAGGGCTGAGCAGGAAGAGCAGGAGAGGAAGGAGAAGGCTCGACAGAATGAGGAATTGGCCCGTCTTCAGCAGTTGGAGGCCTGTCGCCGCAAGCAAGAGGAGGAGCTGCGGAGGGTGGAGGTGGAGAAAGAGCGAGCACTGGAGCTACAGCGGAGAGAGAAGGAGCTCAGGGAGCGACTGCTTTCTAACTTGCTGAAGAAGAACAGCAGCAAAGCCGCAGGCATCCAGGATCAGAGTGGCCCTGATATGACTGAGGATATCTGTAATCCAGATGATGTGATACTTGGGGTCTTGAGTGGGGTGAATGGATTGAAGGCAGCTGAAAGCAAAGAAAAGCAGATGTCCAAATCTGGTGCTCACTCCCAAGTTTCAGGGAAGAATAAATTAATGGAAGAAAGGAGAGAAGGGGAGGACAGAAAAAAGGACCGGGAAGGTAGAAGGGAAGAAGTGTTTAGCAGCAAGCACAGCAGGGAACGAGCACGAGACCATTCCCACAGGGAAAGGAGCTCTCACAGCCGAGGAAGGAGGCGACGGTCgcacagcaggaggagaaggagcTGCAGCCACCGAAGGAGGAGCTACAGTCATCATAGGAGCAGGAGGAgatgtagccacagccactgCAGCAGGAGCATAAGCTCCAGCAGAGAAAGGAGCTGGAGCAGCACTGAGAGGAGTTCCAGCAGAGGGAGGAGTCACAGGCATAGTCATCGCAGAGGCAGTGGCAGGAGCAGCGATAGAGGCAGGGACCGGAGGAGTCACAGTCATTACAGTCGAAGatacaggagacacagcaaCAGCAGGGATAGGAGCCACTCCAGACGGTGCTAA